One genomic window of Columba livia isolate bColLiv1 breed racing homer chromosome 9, bColLiv1.pat.W.v2, whole genome shotgun sequence includes the following:
- the MB21D2 gene encoding nucleotidyltransferase MB21D2 isoform X2, with amino-acid sequence MVQKLDQKLPVANEYLLLSGGVREGVVDIDLDELNVYARGTDYDMDFTLLVPALKLHDRNQPVTLDMRHSALCHSWLSLRLFDEGTISKWKDCCTIVDHINGATNYFFSPTKVADWFYDSISIVLSEIQKKPQRGMPKVEKVEKNGTIISIILGVGSSRMLYDIVPVVSFKGWPAVAQSWLMENHFWDGKITEEEVISGFYLVPACSYKGKKDNEWRLSFARSEVQLKKCISSSLMQAYQACKAIIIKLLSRPKAISPYHLRSMMLWACDRLPASYLAQEDYAAHFLLGLIDDLQHCLVNKMCPNYFIPQCNMLEHLSEETVMLHARKLSSVRSDPAEHLRTAIEHVKAANRLTLELQRRGSTTSIPSPQSDGGDTNQPDDRLAKKLQQLVTENPGKSISVFINPDDVTRPHFRIDDKFF; translated from the coding sequence ATGGTTCAGAAACTTGACCAGAAGCTGCCTGTAGCCAACGAGTACCTGCTGCTTTCAGGTGGTGTGCGGGAAGGTGTGGTGGACATTGACCTTGATGAGCTGAATGTTTATGCACGAGGCACAGACTATGATATGGACTTCACCCTGCTTGTGCCTGCACTGAAGCTGCATGACCGCAACCAACCAGTCACTCTGGACATGCGCCACTCAGCTTTGTGCCACTCCTGGCTGAGCCTGCGTCTGTTTGATGAAGGAACTATCAGCAAATGGAAGGACTGTTGCACCATCGTGGACCATATCAATGGAGCTAccaattatttcttctctccaaCGAAAGTCGCAGACTGGTTCTATGACTCCATTAGCATTGTGCTGTCTGAGATCCAGAAAAAGCCTCAACGAGGGATGCCAAAGGTGGAGAAGGTAGAAAAGAATGGGACTATCATATCCATCATTTTGGGAGTGGGCAGCAGCCGCATGCTGTACGACATTGTCCCGGTGGTGTCCTTCAAAGGTTGGCCAGCTGTGGCCCAGAGCTGGCTGATGGAGAACCACTTCTGGGATGGGAAGATCACAGAGGAGGAGGTCATAAGTGGGTTTTACTTAGTGCCTGCCTGTTCCTACAAGGGGAAGAAGGACAATGAATGGAGGCTGTCATTTGCCAGAAGTGAAGTGCAGTTGAAAAAGTGcatctccagcagcctcatgcaagccTATCAGGCCTGCAAAGCTATCATCATCAAACTGCTGTCCCGCCCCAAAGCCATTAGTCCATATCACTTAAGGAGCATGATGCTGTGGGCTTGCGACAGGCTACCAGCCAGCTACTTGGCCCAGGAGGATTACGCAGCCCATTTTCTCCTGGGTCTCATTGATGATCTTCAGCACTGCTTGGTCAACAAGATGTGTCCTAACTATTTCATCCCCCAGTGCAACatgctggagcatctctctgAAGAAACGGTCATGTTACATGCGCGGAAGCTGTCCTCAGTCCGCTCAGACCCTGCCGAACACCTTCGAACTGCCATCGAACATGTCAAGGCAGCCAACCGGCTAACACTAGAGCTCCAACGACGGGGCAGCACCACCAGCATTCCCTCCCCGCAGTCAGATGGAGGGGACACCAACCAGCCTGATGACCGGTTAGCCAAAAAGTTGCAACAGCTAGTGACTGAGAACCCTGGGAAGTCCATCTCAGTCTTCATTAACCCAGATGATGTCACAAGGCCCCACTTCAGAATTGATGATAAATTTTTCTGA